One genomic segment of Fusobacterium mortiferum ATCC 9817 includes these proteins:
- a CDS encoding CsgG/HfaB family protein, with translation MKKYMGIFLAALFLVSCSNKEIRSTVKKEDNISTLRDYNTYKENLAPKRRVVIGKVKNYTRFGTQRTDSITKDILISEFANSGRFNVLEREDLDSVMEELAFSNSLGEKSILAKQKFLDTDFIVVGSVTKYELNTTGSKSLFSKSKEQRAEAVIELKVIDVLNGKVWTETGEGSASVKFGTVLGAGTYGSYGSLEQEAFRAAVIQGVEKIVKKIDSMPWTAAVVKKDGKRIIINSGSDNNLKIGTQMNVYKQGKAIEYRGEILGYEENLVGTAIVDSYIGNEAASLIYNGVDFSVPAVVKLK, from the coding sequence TATTTTTAGTGAGTTGTAGTAACAAAGAGATAAGAAGTACAGTAAAAAAAGAGGATAATATCTCTACTTTAAGAGATTATAATACTTATAAAGAGAATCTTGCTCCTAAAAGAAGAGTAGTTATAGGAAAAGTAAAAAATTATACAAGGTTTGGTACTCAAAGAACAGATAGTATAACAAAGGATATATTAATATCAGAATTTGCTAATTCTGGAAGATTTAACGTATTAGAGAGAGAGGATTTAGACTCTGTAATGGAAGAGTTAGCTTTCTCTAACTCTTTAGGAGAAAAATCAATTTTAGCAAAACAGAAATTTTTAGATACAGATTTTATAGTAGTAGGAAGTGTTACTAAGTATGAACTTAATACTACTGGAAGTAAATCGCTTTTTTCAAAGAGTAAAGAGCAAAGAGCTGAAGCTGTAATAGAGCTAAAAGTAATAGATGTTTTAAATGGAAAAGTTTGGACAGAAACTGGAGAGGGAAGTGCCAGTGTAAAATTTGGAACAGTATTAGGAGCAGGAACATATGGTTCTTATGGAAGCCTTGAACAAGAAGCTTTTAGAGCTGCTGTAATACAAGGAGTAGAAAAAATAGTAAAGAAAATAGATAGTATGCCTTGGACAGCTGCTGTAGTAAAAAAAGATGGAAAAAGAATAATAATTAATTCTGGCTCTGATAATAATCTAAAAATAGGAACTCAAATGAATGTTTATAAGCAAGGAAAAGCAATAGAATATAGAGGGGAAATATTAGGTTATGAAGAAAATCTAGTAGGAACTGCAATAGTAGATTCTTATATAGGAAATGAAGCTGCTTCTTTAATATATAATGGTGTAGACTTTTCAGTTCCAGCTGTGGTAAAATTAAAATAA
- a CDS encoding cell division protein SepF, with product MEKDFDIVFVKPKKYEDCKKCVEYIKKDKIVHINLMDLDAKESQRILDYISGAVYIKEGEIVNPGENIFCTIPKNKNHILDYKVRSESYDEEEEIVPIYRK from the coding sequence ATGGAAAAGGATTTTGATATTGTATTTGTAAAGCCTAAAAAATATGAAGATTGTAAAAAGTGTGTAGAGTATATAAAAAAAGATAAGATAGTTCATATAAATTTAATGGACTTAGATGCTAAAGAGTCTCAAAGAATATTAGATTATATCTCTGGAGCTGTATATATCAAAGAGGGAGAGATAGTAAATCCTGGAGAGAATATATTCTGTACTATACCTAAAAATAAAAATCACATACTTGATTATAAAGTAAGAAGTGAAAGTTATGATGAAGAGGAAGAGATAGTACCTATATATAGAAAATAG
- a CDS encoding sulfite exporter TauE/SafE family protein — protein sequence MLEEFLSNVDIGTFIFLGIACFIAAFIDAVAGGGGLITVPAYLASGIPPHIALGTNKVSSSIGTVASALKFATSGKVNWELSKKIMPFSLVGALLGVKTVVLIDSKYLYPIAIVLLLLVLIYTLVNKKMGEENNFQGLNKGNVNAGRVMGLTMGFYDGFFGPGTGSFLIFALIRIFKLDFTNASGNAKILNLTSNLASMFLFIFLGKVNFFYSVPIGIIMIFGATLGAKTAVTKGTKFIKPMFLIVTSIVLVKMIAESMFGIDVGGLIKAFFLTLL from the coding sequence ATGTTAGAGGAATTTTTAAGTAATGTAGATATTGGAACTTTTATATTTTTAGGAATAGCTTGTTTTATAGCAGCATTTATAGATGCAGTTGCTGGTGGAGGAGGGCTTATCACTGTCCCTGCTTATTTAGCTTCTGGAATACCACCTCATATAGCTCTAGGGACTAATAAGGTATCTTCAAGTATAGGAACAGTGGCAAGTGCTTTAAAATTTGCTACTTCTGGAAAAGTCAATTGGGAACTTTCAAAAAAAATAATGCCATTTTCTTTAGTTGGAGCTTTATTGGGAGTGAAGACAGTAGTATTAATAGATTCAAAATATCTTTACCCAATAGCGATAGTATTATTACTTTTAGTTTTAATCTATACTTTGGTTAATAAAAAAATGGGAGAAGAGAATAATTTCCAAGGATTAAATAAAGGAAATGTTAATGCTGGGAGAGTGATGGGACTTACAATGGGATTTTATGATGGATTTTTTGGTCCAGGAACAGGTTCTTTTTTAATTTTTGCTCTGATTAGAATTTTTAAACTAGATTTTACTAATGCCAGTGGAAATGCAAAAATTTTAAACCTTACAAGTAATCTTGCTAGTATGTTCTTATTTATTTTCCTTGGAAAAGTTAATTTTTTCTACTCAGTTCCAATTGGAATAATTATGATATTTGGAGCTACTTTGGGAGCTAAGACAGCTGTTACAAAGGGAACTAAATTTATAAAACCAATGTTTTTAATTGTAACTTCAATAGTTTTAGTGAAAATGATAGCTGAATCTATGTTTGGAATAGATGTAGGTGGATTGATAAAGGCGTTTTTCTTAACTTTGTTGTGA
- a CDS encoding GNAT family N-acetyltransferase gives MKIRLLIEKDIDEMAKLYVKSWRATYNGIIPAKILDTITVKKFNPIWKNYITKDNNGIFGAFEGDIFLGFGAFTPDKNMESTLYLDSLHMKDEYKGKGIGTKIINQLKDYAREKGYKGISVSVMCGNDRAKNLYTKLGAIHLNYYTGYEIQCEKLYWEL, from the coding sequence ATGAAGATTAGATTATTAATAGAAAAAGATATAGATGAGATGGCTAAGCTTTATGTTAAGAGCTGGAGAGCTACATACAATGGAATAATTCCAGCTAAAATTTTAGATACTATTACTGTAAAAAAATTCAATCCTATTTGGAAAAATTATATAACAAAGGATAACAATGGTATTTTTGGAGCTTTTGAAGGAGATATTTTTTTAGGATTTGGTGCTTTTACTCCAGATAAAAATATGGAGTCTACTCTTTACTTAGATTCTTTACATATGAAAGATGAATATAAGGGAAAGGGAATAGGAACAAAAATAATAAATCAACTAAAAGATTATGCTAGAGAAAAAGGATACAAAGGTATCAGTGTTTCTGTAATGTGTGGAAATGATAGAGCTAAAAATCTCTATACAAAATTAGGAGCTATTCACTTAAATTACTATACTGGATATGAAATACAATGTGAAAAACTATACTGGGAACTATAA
- a CDS encoding Cof-type HAD-IIB family hydrolase — translation MSYKIIFTDLDDTLLNSEKKISQIDKEAIMKAQEAGIKFVLASGRPTFAMYDLAKELELEKYGSFILSFNGSIITNCKSGEHIFEESLTKEDLHLMYDFAKENSCHILTYIDDEIISETESEYIDVEVTLTKMPHKIVKNFKEAVNKPAVKCMILEEPSYLKEVEKKLKEKYGDKYSIAISKPFFLEVTKLGVDKGVALKNLVETLGMKIEESIAVGDSYNDLPMLKAAGLAACVENANEDIKKVCSFISKSNDEGGMAYLIENLIFNKR, via the coding sequence TTGTCTTATAAAATTATTTTTACAGATTTAGATGATACTCTTTTAAATTCAGAGAAAAAAATCTCTCAAATTGATAAAGAAGCTATAATGAAGGCTCAAGAGGCTGGAATAAAATTTGTTCTTGCTTCTGGTAGACCTACTTTTGCTATGTATGATTTAGCTAAAGAGTTAGAGCTTGAAAAATATGGAAGTTTTATTCTATCTTTCAATGGTTCTATCATTACAAATTGTAAAAGTGGAGAGCATATTTTTGAAGAGAGTCTTACAAAAGAGGATTTACATTTGATGTACGACTTTGCTAAGGAAAACAGTTGTCATATCCTTACATATATTGATGATGAAATTATTTCTGAAACAGAAAGTGAATATATAGACGTAGAGGTTACTCTTACAAAAATGCCTCACAAAATTGTTAAAAATTTTAAAGAGGCTGTAAATAAACCAGCAGTAAAATGTATGATATTAGAAGAACCAAGTTATTTAAAAGAGGTAGAGAAAAAATTAAAAGAAAAGTATGGAGATAAATATAGTATAGCTATCTCTAAACCTTTTTTCTTAGAGGTTACAAAACTTGGAGTAGACAAGGGAGTTGCTCTAAAAAATTTAGTAGAAACTCTTGGTATGAAGATAGAAGAAAGTATTGCTGTAGGAGATTCATATAACGATTTACCTATGCTAAAAGCTGCTGGACTAGCTGCTTGTGTTGAAAATGCCAATGAGGATATCAAGAAAGTTTGCTCTTTCATATCTAAATCTAATGATGAAGGTGGAATGGCTTATTTAATTGAAAATTTAATTTTTAATAAGAGGTAA
- a CDS encoding type IV pilus twitching motility protein PilT: MLFEELLTSAREQRASDIHLVYGELPTFRVNGELIKIGDELVNKRFLSLIVDLVLSERERNIFYQNRELDCSFEDSNNLRYRGNFHWERGNIGISIRLIENSIKSMEELGLPKILKKLIESKKGLILITGPSGSGKSTTLASMVEELNSTKNLNIITLEDPIEYLFKSKKSLIRQREIGRDTHSFAQGLKSVLRQDPDVIMVGELRDRESIAAALTASETGHLVLGTLHTNSASETISRIVDVFPTEEQNEIRVKLATTLKGVVSQRLVRTKERRRGAYEILLSIPAVSNLILGNKLNQIDSVIESNKKMGMILMRNYLEDLYSQNIISKEEYIDNLR, encoded by the coding sequence ATGTTATTTGAAGAACTTTTAACATCAGCAAGGGAACAAAGAGCATCAGATATACACCTAGTATATGGAGAATTACCAACATTTAGAGTAAATGGCGAGCTTATTAAAATAGGAGATGAGCTTGTAAATAAAAGATTTCTATCTCTTATTGTAGATTTGGTTTTAAGTGAGAGAGAAAGAAATATTTTTTATCAAAACAGGGAGTTAGATTGTAGTTTTGAAGATTCTAACAATTTAAGGTACAGAGGAAATTTTCATTGGGAGAGAGGTAATATTGGAATATCTATAAGGCTCATTGAAAATAGTATAAAATCTATGGAAGAGTTAGGATTACCTAAAATATTAAAAAAATTGATAGAGAGTAAAAAGGGACTTATTTTAATAACAGGACCTAGTGGAAGTGGTAAAAGCACAACATTAGCTTCTATGGTAGAGGAGCTAAACAGTACTAAAAACCTTAATATCATTACATTGGAGGATCCTATAGAATATCTTTTTAAGAGTAAAAAATCTCTTATTAGACAGAGGGAGATTGGAAGAGATACCCACTCTTTTGCTCAAGGACTAAAAAGTGTATTAAGGCAGGACCCTGATGTGATAATGGTAGGAGAGTTAAGAGATAGAGAGAGTATAGCAGCAGCTCTTACAGCTAGTGAAACAGGGCATTTAGTGTTAGGAACATTGCATACGAATAGTGCTAGTGAAACTATAAGTAGGATTGTAGATGTTTTTCCTACTGAAGAGCAAAATGAGATAAGAGTAAAACTAGCTACTACATTAAAGGGAGTAGTTAGTCAAAGATTAGTAAGAACTAAAGAGAGAAGAAGAGGGGCTTATGAGATATTGCTATCTATTCCAGCAGTATCGAATTTAATTTTAGGAAACAAGCTCAATCAAATAGATAGTGTGATAGAGAGTAATAAAAAAATGGGAATGATTTTAATGAGAAATTATTTAGAGGACTTATATTCTCAAAATATAATTTCCAAAGAAGAGTATATAGATAATTTAAGGTAG
- a CDS encoding coproporphyrinogen III oxidase: protein MIINSNFQMNHRSIEEFARVMVPEALDKNLDIEIERENGDIVVRLEIDGRVEFFRYPDQNGKFEDQEITMTKILMLKFFGKKYSWGGLMGVRPTKVVRRLLALGYGYEEIKKIMEEFLLVSREKIELLIEIVKKELEFLDRKHINLYIGIPFCPTKCKYCSFASYEIGSGVGRYYNDFVKTLLDEIELTGKFLREENFKISSLYIGGGTPSTLIEKDLEDVLKAVNTHIDMSDVREFTFEAGREDTLTDEKLEIAKKYGVDRISLNPQTFKVETLRKVNRKFDRENFEKYFKKAKELGFIVNMDIIVGLPDETTEDILYTLGELEKFDIENLTIHTLAFKRASNLFKESQDRVELDGKTITEAIKRLVEKKDIHPYYMYRQKNIMEWGENIGYSKLGCESVFNIEMIEENQSTMGLGGGAITKIVIPENEYRDYIERYVNPKDPALYIREMSERMEAKKDLFLKLKK from the coding sequence GTGATAATCAATTCAAATTTTCAAATGAATCATAGAAGTATAGAGGAATTTGCAAGGGTAATGGTTCCTGAGGCTTTGGATAAAAATTTAGATATAGAGATAGAGAGAGAAAATGGAGATATAGTAGTTAGATTAGAGATAGATGGAAGAGTAGAATTCTTTAGATATCCAGACCAAAATGGAAAATTTGAAGACCAAGAGATAACAATGACAAAGATACTTATGCTAAAATTCTTTGGTAAAAAATACTCTTGGGGTGGACTAATGGGAGTAAGACCTACTAAGGTAGTGAGAAGACTTTTAGCATTAGGTTATGGATATGAAGAGATAAAAAAGATAATGGAAGAGTTTTTGTTAGTAAGTAGAGAAAAGATAGAATTACTTATTGAAATAGTAAAAAAAGAGTTAGAGTTTTTAGATAGAAAACATATTAATCTATATATTGGAATCCCATTTTGTCCAACAAAGTGTAAATACTGCTCTTTTGCTTCATATGAGATAGGAAGTGGAGTTGGAAGATATTACAATGATTTTGTAAAGACTCTCCTTGATGAGATAGAGCTTACAGGAAAGTTTTTAAGAGAGGAAAATTTTAAAATCTCTTCTCTATATATTGGGGGAGGAACTCCAAGTACCCTTATTGAAAAGGATTTAGAAGATGTATTGAAAGCTGTAAATACTCATATAGATATGAGTGATGTAAGAGAGTTTACATTTGAAGCTGGAAGAGAGGATACTCTAACTGATGAAAAATTAGAGATAGCTAAAAAATATGGAGTGGATAGAATAAGCCTAAATCCTCAAACATTTAAAGTGGAAACTCTTAGAAAGGTAAATAGAAAGTTTGATAGAGAAAACTTTGAAAAATATTTTAAAAAAGCTAAAGAGTTAGGATTTATTGTAAATATGGATATTATTGTAGGACTTCCTGATGAAACAACTGAAGATATACTATATACTCTTGGAGAATTGGAAAAATTTGATATAGAGAACTTGACAATTCATACTCTTGCTTTCAAAAGAGCTTCAAACTTATTTAAGGAGAGCCAAGATAGAGTGGAGTTAGATGGAAAAACTATCACAGAGGCAATAAAGAGATTGGTAGAGAAAAAAGATATACATCCTTACTATATGTACAGACAGAAAAATATTATGGAGTGGGGAGAGAATATTGGATACTCAAAACTTGGCTGTGAATCAGTTTTTAACATAGAGATGATAGAAGAAAATCAATCTACTATGGGACTAGGTGGTGGAGCTATCACTAAGATTGTAATACCTGAAAATGAGTATAGAGATTATATTGAAAGATATGTAAATCCTAAAGACCCAGCTCTATATATTAGAGAGATGAGCGAGAGAATGGAAGCTAAGAAAGATTTATTTTTAAAATTAAAAAAATAA
- a CDS encoding ComEA family DNA-binding protein has translation MKKILGILFIIFLNFSITYGNPFENNESFDIIMSDNVLDENSKYLDINTASKEEMSNFGVTTRLARLIVEYREQTGGFKNLNELKRIKGIGQATFDKLRKKLMIKTQIEKKPLYINEANDTLLEYYGFDKKEIKDIRKYLNKNGRINSNLDLMKVLSEKNYRKYKSIIKYDKF, from the coding sequence ATGAAAAAAATTTTAGGAATCTTATTTATTATTTTCTTAAATTTTAGTATAACATATGGAAATCCTTTTGAAAATAATGAGAGTTTTGATATAATAATGAGTGATAATGTTTTAGATGAAAATAGTAAGTATTTAGATATAAATACTGCATCTAAAGAGGAGATGTCTAATTTTGGAGTGACAACAAGGTTAGCTAGGCTTATTGTGGAGTATAGAGAGCAGACAGGTGGATTTAAAAATCTAAATGAGTTGAAAAGAATAAAAGGAATAGGACAAGCTACCTTTGATAAGTTAAGAAAAAAACTTATGATAAAGACTCAGATAGAGAAAAAACCTCTTTATATAAATGAAGCTAATGATACTCTTTTAGAGTACTATGGGTTTGATAAAAAAGAGATAAAAGATATTAGAAAATACCTAAATAAAAATGGTAGAATCAATAGTAATTTAGACTTGATGAAAGTATTGAGTGAAAAAAATTATAGAAAGTATAAATCAATTATTAAATATGATAAATTTTAG
- the hslO gene encoding Hsp33 family molecular chaperone HslO produces the protein MGKLIRGVSKNARFFVVDTTDIVQEAQNIHKCSPTAIDAFGRLLTAGVIMGSTLKGNDVLTLRTDTNGLLNNMVVTADANGGVKGYLSNPIADVPLKDNGKSDVGGLVGQGILKIIKDMGLKEPYVGLSEINSGEIAQDLAYYFYNSEQTPTVIALGVKLKNENTVEYAGGYMIQLLPGAEDEFITALEQKIGAIRPMTELMAGGMDIKRIAKLLYEDMNDETYERLVEPYEILEEKDVKYSCNCSSDKFYRGLITLGKEQLKDIFSKEKELEAECHFCGKKYKFKEEDFSEILK, from the coding sequence ATGGGAAAACTAATAAGAGGAGTAAGTAAAAACGCTAGATTTTTTGTTGTGGATACAACTGATATAGTTCAAGAGGCACAAAATATTCATAAGTGTAGTCCGACAGCTATTGATGCCTTTGGAAGACTACTTACAGCAGGGGTAATAATGGGAAGTACATTAAAAGGTAATGATGTACTAACTCTTAGAACAGATACAAATGGATTATTAAATAATATGGTAGTAACTGCAGATGCCAATGGAGGAGTAAAAGGGTATTTATCAAATCCAATTGCTGATGTCCCTTTAAAAGATAATGGAAAATCAGATGTAGGAGGATTAGTAGGACAAGGAATACTTAAAATAATCAAAGATATGGGACTAAAAGAGCCATATGTAGGATTATCAGAGATAAATTCTGGAGAGATAGCTCAAGATTTAGCTTATTATTTTTATAACTCTGAACAAACTCCAACTGTAATAGCATTGGGAGTAAAGTTAAAAAATGAAAATACAGTAGAATATGCTGGGGGATATATGATTCAACTTCTTCCAGGAGCAGAAGATGAATTTATAACAGCTTTAGAGCAAAAAATAGGAGCTATTAGACCTATGACAGAACTTATGGCTGGTGGAATGGATATAAAGAGAATAGCAAAGCTTTTATATGAGGATATGAATGATGAAACTTATGAAAGATTAGTAGAGCCATATGAAATATTAGAAGAAAAAGATGTAAAATATAGCTGTAATTGTTCAAGTGATAAATTTTATAGAGGACTTATAACTTTAGGAAAAGAGCAATTAAAGGATATATTTAGTAAAGAGAAAGAGTTAGAAGCAGAGTGTCACTTCTGTGGAAAAAAATATAAATTTAAAGAGGAAGATTTTTCAGAGATTTTAAAATAA
- the catA gene encoding type A chloramphenicol O-acetyltransferase, translating to MKFNYIDIENWKRKAHYRHYLDDIPCTYSMTTKLDVTKIVTEQKKIYPTMLYHITKIVNRYEEFRTVLDSEGKVGYFDEMLPCYTVFYKESETFSNIWTEYSEDYEVFCKNYRDDIEKYGKNLEMEGKPNTPINSFPISMIPWESFEGFNLNLQKGYGYLLPIFTLGKYFKDGEKYLMPISIQVHHSVCDGFHFCRFLDSLRKSLGE from the coding sequence ATGAAATTTAACTATATAGATATAGAGAATTGGAAGAGAAAAGCTCACTATAGACACTATTTAGATGATATTCCTTGTACTTATAGTATGACAACTAAATTAGATGTTACTAAGATAGTGACAGAGCAAAAAAAGATATATCCAACTATGCTTTACCATATAACAAAAATAGTAAATAGATATGAAGAGTTTAGAACTGTATTAGATAGCGAGGGAAAAGTAGGATATTTTGATGAGATGTTACCTTGCTATACAGTTTTTTATAAAGAGAGTGAAACTTTTTCAAATATTTGGACTGAATACTCAGAAGATTATGAGGTATTTTGTAAAAATTATAGAGATGATATTGAAAAATATGGGAAAAATTTGGAGATGGAAGGGAAGCCGAATACTCCTATAAACAGTTTTCCCATTTCAATGATACCTTGGGAAAGTTTTGAGGGCTTTAATCTCAATCTACAAAAGGGATATGGATATCTACTTCCAATTTTTACTCTTGGAAAATATTTTAAAGATGGAGAAAAATATTTAATGCCAATATCTATACAGGTACATCATTCTGTTTGTGATGGATTTCATTTTTGTAGATTTTTAGACAGTTTAAGAAAATCATTAGGAGAGTAG
- a CDS encoding TatD family hydrolase produces the protein MKLIDSHAHLDNEQFDEDRAEVLERIKENLEFAVNIGYDIESSRRSVKYANENDFIYAVVGVHPIDIEGYSDEVEKELEELASDKKVLAIGEIGLDYHWMTQPKEVQQKFFRRQMELARRVGKPVVIHSRDAMEDTLTILKEFPDVGGIFHCYPGSVESAKEVIDRYYLGIGGVLTFKNAKTLVKVVENISLDKLILETDCPYMAPTPHRGKRNEPIYVQYVAEKIAQIKGISVEEVAKATNENTKKAYKMI, from the coding sequence ATGAAGTTGATAGATTCGCATGCTCACTTAGATAATGAACAATTTGATGAGGATAGAGCAGAGGTTTTAGAGAGAATAAAGGAGAATTTAGAGTTTGCTGTAAATATTGGATATGATATAGAGAGTAGTAGAAGAAGTGTAAAATATGCCAATGAGAATGATTTTATATATGCAGTAGTTGGAGTACACCCTATTGATATAGAGGGGTATTCTGATGAGGTAGAAAAAGAGTTAGAAGAGTTGGCTAGTGATAAAAAAGTTTTAGCAATAGGAGAGATAGGACTGGATTATCACTGGATGACTCAACCTAAAGAAGTACAACAAAAATTTTTTAGAAGACAGATGGAATTAGCTAGACGTGTAGGAAAACCTGTTGTAATACACTCTAGAGATGCTATGGAAGATACTTTAACTATTTTAAAAGAGTTTCCAGATGTGGGAGGAATATTCCACTGCTATCCTGGTTCAGTAGAATCTGCTAAAGAGGTAATAGATAGATATTATCTTGGAATAGGTGGAGTACTTACTTTTAAAAATGCTAAAACTTTAGTTAAAGTTGTAGAAAATATTTCACTAGATAAATTGATACTAGAAACTGATTGTCCATATATGGCTCCTACTCCTCATAGAGGAAAGAGAAATGAACCTATATATGTTCAATATGTAGCTGAAAAAATTGCACAGATAAAGGGAATTTCTGTAGAAGAGGTAGCTAAAGCTACTAATGAAAATACTAAAAAAGCTTATAAGATGATATAA
- a CDS encoding putative RNA methyltransferase — protein sequence MIICPVCKKDLIRNEKTYRCENNHSFDMGKQGYLNLLLSNQKHSKTPGDDKEMVLSRKRFLEKDYYKIISDRVNSLILENLGDKKSVDILDIGCGEGYYTGNIKKFLENLGVESNIIGIDISKEAIISAAKTYKNIDWLVASAMNIPLADESMDFVICMFAKIVPEEKMRVLKNGGKLIVVSTGEKHLIELKEVVYKNVRTDFYSPVEDLKIFKHCKTVNCTGKSFITENESIRNLFDMTPYKWRSPKDGVERLFSLDNLEITIDVNIDVFEKV from the coding sequence ATGATAATTTGTCCTGTTTGTAAAAAAGATTTAATTAGAAATGAAAAAACTTATAGATGTGAAAATAACCATTCTTTTGATATGGGAAAACAAGGGTATCTAAATCTATTGCTTTCTAACCAAAAACATAGTAAAACTCCTGGAGATGACAAGGAGATGGTACTTAGTAGAAAGAGATTTTTAGAAAAAGATTATTACAAAATAATATCTGATAGAGTAAACTCTCTTATCCTTGAAAATCTAGGAGATAAAAAGAGTGTAGATATTTTAGATATTGGTTGTGGTGAAGGGTATTATACAGGTAATATTAAAAAGTTTTTAGAAAATCTAGGAGTAGAGAGTAATATAATAGGGATAGATATCTCTAAGGAAGCTATCATAAGTGCAGCTAAAACATATAAAAATATAGATTGGCTAGTGGCTAGTGCTATGAATATTCCATTGGCTGATGAGAGTATGGACTTTGTAATCTGTATGTTTGCTAAAATTGTTCCAGAAGAGAAGATGAGAGTTTTAAAAAATGGTGGAAAGTTGATAGTAGTTTCTACTGGAGAAAAACACTTAATAGAATTAAAAGAGGTAGTCTATAAAAATGTGAGAACTGATTTTTACTCTCCAGTTGAAGATTTAAAAATATTTAAACATTGTAAAACTGTCAACTGTACAGGAAAATCTTTTATTACTGAAAATGAGAGTATAAGAAATCTTTTTGATATGACACCATATAAGTGGAGAAGTCCAAAAGATGGAGTAGAGAGATTGTTCTCTTTAGATAACTTAGAGATTACTATTGATGTAAATATTGATGTATTTGAAAAGGTATAA
- the acpS gene encoding holo-ACP synthase produces MILGIGNDIVEIARIEKAIQNESFKKRVYTLAEIELIEKKGAGKIASYAGRFSAKEAISKAMGTGVRGFNLIDIEILNDDIGKPLVVFKNDLKDKMKGKRVELSISHSREYATAVAIILREE; encoded by the coding sequence ATGATATTAGGTATAGGAAATGATATTGTAGAGATAGCTAGAATAGAGAAGGCTATACAAAATGAGAGCTTTAAAAAAAGAGTGTATACACTGGCTGAGATAGAGCTTATAGAAAAAAAAGGAGCTGGAAAAATTGCTAGTTATGCAGGAAGATTTTCAGCTAAGGAGGCTATATCAAAGGCTATGGGTACTGGTGTAAGAGGATTTAATCTCATAGATATAGAGATATTAAATGATGATATAGGAAAACCTTTAGTAGTATTTAAAAATGATTTGAAAGATAAAATGAAAGGTAAAAGAGTAGAGCTATCTATCTCTCATTCAAGAGAGTATGCTACTGCTGTGGCAATTATTTTAAGAGAGGAGTAA
- a CDS encoding NADH-quinone oxidoreductase subunit NuoE family protein, with protein sequence MVDKEFYKELEEFIENLRDKKDDVKILNFVIEKIDSIPKEVQKFIADKTGLMEISIENTINFYPKFRNRVSNIKEVAVCTGMSCGPAGGQEIYNELVKILEVDSNGLSKDGKIMLSNKRCFGRCAKGPNVSIDGEIYSLMSLQDVKRKLGL encoded by the coding sequence ATGGTAGATAAGGAGTTTTATAAAGAATTAGAAGAGTTTATTGAAAACCTTAGAGATAAAAAAGATGATGTAAAGATACTTAATTTTGTAATAGAAAAAATTGATTCTATCCCTAAAGAAGTCCAAAAATTTATAGCTGATAAGACAGGACTTATGGAGATTTCCATTGAAAATACTATAAATTTTTATCCTAAATTTAGAAACAGAGTAAGTAATATAAAAGAGGTTGCTGTCTGTACTGGTATGAGCTGTGGACCAGCTGGTGGACAAGAGATATACAATGAACTTGTAAAAATATTAGAGGTAGACAGCAATGGTCTTTCTAAAGATGGAAAGATTATGCTTTCAAATAAAAGATGCTTTGGAAGATGTGCAAAGGGACCAAATGTTTCTATTGATGGAGAGATTTATAGCTTGATGAGTTTACAAGATGTAAAAAGAAAATTAGGATTATAG